A region from the Mycolicibacterium phlei genome encodes:
- a CDS encoding 30S ribosomal protein bS22, translating to MGSVIKKRRKRMSKKKHRKLLRRTRVQRRKLGK from the coding sequence ATGGGTTCAGTCATCAAGAAGCGTCGCAAGCGCATGTCGAAGAAGAAGCACCGCAAACTGCTTCGTCGTACGCGGGTGCAGCGCAGAAAACTCGGCAAGTAA
- a CDS encoding glutamyl-tRNA reductase: MSVLLFGVSHRSAPVSVLEQLSTDESDQAKIVEQVLQSSLVTEAMVLSTCNRVEVYAVVEAFHGGLSVIGQVLSEHSGLGLAELTKHAYVRYAEAAVEHLFAVASGLDSAVVGEQQVLGQVRRAYATAEANRTVGRTLHDLAQRALSVGKRVHSETGIDAAGASVVSVALDIATRKLDTLDGRKAVVVGAGSMGSLAAKHLIRAGVRRIHVVNRSLPRATRLAENIREQGIEADAFPFDHLPPLLTDADVVVSSTGAVRPVVSLADVHRGLAHGAEPKQLVICDLGMPRDVDAAVAGLPGVHVVDMDRILREPSAKAAAVDADAARAIVAAEVANYLAAQRVAEVTPTVTALRQRAADVVEAELLRLDNRLPDLDAAHREEVAKTVRRVVDKLLHAPTVRVKQLASAPGGDSYASALRELFELDQHAVDAVAQPELPLVARADEIPPLSTDFDRAE; this comes from the coding sequence GTGAGCGTGCTGCTTTTCGGGGTTTCGCACCGCAGCGCGCCGGTGTCGGTCCTCGAGCAACTGAGCACAGACGAGTCCGATCAGGCAAAGATCGTCGAACAGGTGTTGCAGTCCTCGCTCGTCACCGAGGCCATGGTGTTGTCCACCTGCAACCGCGTCGAGGTCTACGCCGTGGTCGAGGCGTTCCACGGCGGGTTGTCGGTGATCGGCCAGGTGCTCTCCGAGCATTCCGGCCTGGGCCTGGCCGAGCTGACCAAACACGCGTATGTGCGCTACGCCGAGGCCGCCGTCGAGCACCTGTTCGCGGTGGCCTCCGGCCTGGACTCCGCGGTGGTCGGCGAACAGCAGGTGCTGGGCCAGGTGCGCCGCGCCTACGCGACCGCCGAGGCCAACCGCACCGTCGGCCGCACCCTGCACGACCTGGCGCAGCGCGCGCTGTCGGTCGGCAAGCGGGTGCACTCCGAGACCGGGATCGACGCCGCGGGCGCCTCGGTGGTCTCCGTGGCCCTGGACATCGCCACCAGGAAGCTCGACACCCTCGACGGCCGCAAGGCCGTGGTGGTCGGCGCGGGCTCGATGGGCTCGCTGGCCGCCAAACACCTGATCCGCGCCGGGGTGCGGCGCATCCACGTGGTCAACCGCAGCCTTCCGCGCGCCACCCGGCTCGCCGAGAACATCCGTGAGCAGGGCATCGAGGCCGACGCGTTCCCGTTCGACCACCTGCCGCCGCTGCTGACCGACGCCGACGTCGTGGTCAGCTCCACCGGTGCGGTGCGTCCGGTGGTGTCGCTGGCCGACGTGCACCGCGGCCTGGCCCACGGCGCCGAGCCCAAACAGCTGGTCATCTGCGATCTGGGCATGCCGCGTGACGTCGACGCCGCGGTGGCGGGCCTGCCCGGCGTGCACGTCGTCGACATGGACCGCATCCTGCGGGAACCGTCGGCCAAGGCCGCCGCGGTCGACGCCGACGCCGCCCGCGCGATCGTCGCCGCGGAGGTGGCCAACTACCTGGCCGCCCAGCGGGTGGCCGAGGTCACCCCGACCGTCACCGCGCTGCGTCAGCGCGCCGCCGACGTGGTCGAGGCCGAGCTGCTGCGGCTGGACAACCGGCTGCCCGACCTGGACGCCGCCCACCGCGAGGAGGTCGCCAAGACCGTCCGCCGGGTGGTCGACAAGCTGCTGCACGCGCCGACGGTGCGGGTCAAGCAGCTGGCCAGCGCGCCCGGCGGCGACAGCTACGCCTCGGCGCTGCGCGAACTGTTCGAGCTCGACCAGCACGCCGTCGACGCGGTCGCCCAGCCGGAGCTGCCGCTGGTCGCGCGCGCCGATGAAATACCGCCTCTTTCAACCGATTTCGATAGGGCCGAATAG
- a CDS encoding lysophospholipid acyltransferase family protein produces the protein MAGESKAKVIPLHGNSTRAAAARRNAARAQSARRHPSVLSDPAAAEELAAVVREIDERRGGAASTEEQTPNELAQRIATVAEFLRKRITGDYTVDEFGFDPHLNEAIFLPMLRALFNNWFRVEVSGIENLPETGAALVVANHAGVLPFDGLMASVAVHDHHPAHRDLRLLAADLVFDLPVVGQAARKAGHTMACTADAHRLLAAGELTAVFPEGYKGLGKHFKDRYKLQRFGRGGFVSAALRTGAPIVPCSIVGSEEIYPMIADVKLLARLLGLPYFPVTPLFPLAGPVGMVPLPSKWHIQFGEPIETAGYDESAAEDPMVTFELTDQVRETIQQTLYQLLATRRNTFFG, from the coding sequence GTGGCGGGCGAATCCAAAGCGAAAGTCATTCCGCTACACGGAAACTCGACTCGCGCTGCGGCCGCGCGCCGGAACGCCGCCCGCGCCCAGAGCGCGCGTCGCCATCCCTCGGTGCTGTCCGATCCCGCGGCGGCCGAGGAGCTGGCGGCCGTCGTCCGCGAGATCGACGAGCGCCGCGGCGGTGCCGCGTCGACTGAGGAGCAGACCCCCAACGAGCTGGCCCAGCGCATCGCCACGGTGGCCGAGTTCCTGCGCAAGCGCATCACCGGCGACTACACCGTCGACGAGTTCGGCTTCGACCCGCACCTCAACGAGGCCATCTTTCTGCCGATGCTGCGGGCGCTGTTCAACAACTGGTTCCGCGTCGAGGTGAGCGGAATCGAGAACCTGCCCGAGACCGGGGCCGCGCTGGTGGTCGCCAACCACGCCGGTGTGCTGCCGTTCGACGGGCTGATGGCGTCGGTGGCGGTGCACGACCACCACCCGGCGCACCGCGACCTGCGGCTGCTGGCCGCCGATCTGGTGTTCGACCTGCCGGTGGTGGGCCAGGCCGCCCGCAAGGCCGGCCACACCATGGCCTGCACCGCCGACGCGCACCGGCTGCTGGCCGCCGGCGAGCTGACCGCGGTGTTCCCGGAGGGCTACAAGGGCCTGGGCAAGCACTTCAAGGACCGCTACAAGCTGCAGCGGTTCGGCCGCGGCGGGTTCGTGTCGGCCGCGTTGCGCACCGGGGCGCCCATCGTGCCGTGCTCGATCGTCGGCTCCGAGGAGATCTATCCGATGATCGCCGACGTCAAGCTGCTGGCCCGGTTGCTGGGGCTGCCGTACTTCCCGGTGACGCCGTTGTTCCCGCTGGCCGGTCCGGTGGGCATGGTGCCGCTGCCGTCGAAGTGGCACATCCAGTTCGGTGAGCCGATCGAGACCGCCGGTTACGACGAGTCGGCCGCCGAGGACCCGATGGTCACCTTCGAGCTCACCGACCAGGTGCGTGAGACCATCCAGCAGACGCTGTATCAGCTGCTGGCCACCCGCCGGAACACCTTCTTCGGCTAG
- a CDS encoding helix-turn-helix domain-containing protein: MTSMNGPSSRDSASGKSARDAAFDGQQPRAQFLTVAEVASLMRVSKMTVYRLVHNGELPAVRVGRSFRVHAKAVHDMLESSYFDAG; the protein is encoded by the coding sequence ATGACGTCTATGAACGGGCCATCCTCGCGGGACTCGGCCAGTGGCAAGTCGGCGCGTGACGCTGCTTTCGATGGTCAACAGCCGCGAGCTCAATTTCTCACCGTCGCTGAAGTGGCGAGCTTGATGAGGGTCAGCAAGATGACGGTGTACCGGCTGGTGCACAACGGGGAACTGCCCGCCGTGCGGGTCGGCCGCTCCTTCCGCGTGCACGCCAAGGCCGTCCACGACATGCTGGAGAGTTCGTACTTCGACGCCGGCTGA
- a CDS encoding FAS1-like dehydratase domain-containing protein, with translation MAIAEEIIGTHYRYPDYFQVDREKIREFARAVKNDHPAHFTEEAAKECGYDGLIAPLTFLAVAGRKVQEEIFNQFDVPINMERVLHRDQKIVFHRPIVAGDKLFFDSYLDSVTESHGAVVTEIRGEVTDEDGNPVLTSVVTVMGEAQSDTEADEVTAQIAAARDAAIKGMIAKQNG, from the coding sequence ATGGCGATCGCAGAAGAGATCATCGGGACGCACTACCGGTACCCCGACTACTTCCAGGTCGACCGGGAGAAGATCCGCGAGTTCGCCCGTGCCGTGAAGAACGACCATCCTGCGCACTTCACCGAGGAGGCCGCCAAGGAGTGCGGCTACGACGGCCTGATCGCGCCCCTGACGTTCCTGGCGGTGGCCGGCCGCAAGGTGCAGGAGGAGATCTTCAACCAGTTCGACGTGCCGATCAACATGGAGCGGGTGCTGCACCGCGACCAGAAGATCGTGTTCCACCGCCCGATCGTGGCCGGGGACAAGCTGTTCTTCGACTCCTACCTGGACTCGGTCACCGAGTCGCACGGCGCGGTGGTCACCGAGATCCGCGGTGAGGTCACCGACGAGGACGGCAACCCGGTGCTGACCAGCGTGGTCACCGTGATGGGTGAGGCGCAGTCCGACACCGAGGCCGACGAGGTGACCGCCCAAATCGCCGCCGCGCGCGACGCCGCGATCAAGGGCATGATCGCCAAGCAGAACGGCTAG
- a CDS encoding thioesterase family protein, whose product MPGSTLFTDAMALTPAGDGVYHGELNDNWTIGPKVHGGAMLALCANAARAEHAGEGVEPIAVSGNFLWAPDPGPMQVVTDVRKRGRRVSLIDVELRQGDRTAVRAAITLGEPEQHVPPLLSANPAVPVMTPEPPPGLEPIGEGHPMADIVHLARGCDIRPSMTSLQPRADGGPPVFEYWVRPKDVAPDVLFALLCGDVSAPVTFGVNRFGWAPTIQFTAYLRARPADGWLRVMCTTMQIGQDWFDEDHIVVDSTGQIVLQSRQLAMVPAAS is encoded by the coding sequence ATGCCCGGCTCCACCCTGTTCACCGACGCGATGGCGCTCACCCCCGCCGGGGACGGCGTGTATCACGGTGAGCTGAACGACAATTGGACGATCGGACCGAAGGTGCACGGCGGGGCGATGCTGGCGTTGTGCGCGAACGCCGCCCGCGCCGAGCATGCCGGTGAGGGTGTCGAACCGATCGCGGTCTCCGGAAACTTCCTGTGGGCGCCGGATCCGGGCCCGATGCAGGTGGTCACCGACGTGCGTAAGCGCGGTCGCCGGGTCAGCCTGATCGACGTCGAGCTGCGCCAGGGCGACCGCACCGCGGTGCGCGCGGCGATCACCCTGGGCGAGCCGGAACAGCACGTGCCGCCGCTGCTGTCGGCCAACCCGGCGGTGCCGGTGATGACGCCGGAGCCCCCGCCCGGGCTCGAGCCCATCGGGGAGGGCCATCCGATGGCCGACATCGTGCACCTGGCGCGTGGCTGCGACATCCGGCCGTCGATGACCTCGCTGCAGCCCCGCGCCGACGGCGGCCCGCCGGTTTTCGAGTACTGGGTGCGGCCGAAAGACGTTGCGCCCGACGTGTTGTTCGCGCTGCTGTGCGGTGACGTGTCGGCACCGGTGACGTTCGGGGTGAACCGCTTCGGGTGGGCGCCGACGATCCAGTTCACCGCCTACCTGCGGGCCAGGCCCGCCGACGGCTGGCTGCGGGTGATGTGCACCACCATGCAGATCGGGCAGGACTGGTTCGACGAGGATCACATCGTGGTCGACAGCACGGGACAGATCGTGCTGCAGAGCCGTCAGCTGGCGATGGTGCCCGCCGCGTCGTAA
- the hemC gene encoding hydroxymethylbilane synthase: MSVIRIGTRGSLLATTQAGTVRDALIARGHEAELVIVSTEGDRNQGPIVDIGVGVFTAALREAIAAGEVDCAVHSHKDLPTAGDPRLQLPAIPPREDPRDVLVARDGLVLGELPAGSVIGTSSPRRAAQLKALGLGLEIRPLRGNLDTRLSRVSNGELDGIVVARAGLARIGRLAEATETLEPVQMLPAPAQGALAVECRADDTELAALLAELDDADTRAAVTAERALLARLEAGCSAPVGAIAEVVESIDEDGNVFEEVSLRACVAALDGSDVIRASGVGTPDRARELGFSVAEELFELGARELMADAT; encoded by the coding sequence TTGTCTGTCATCCGCATAGGCACCCGGGGGAGCCTGCTGGCGACCACCCAGGCCGGTACCGTCCGAGACGCGCTGATCGCCCGCGGGCATGAGGCCGAGCTCGTCATCGTCTCCACCGAGGGCGACCGCAACCAGGGCCCGATCGTCGACATCGGCGTCGGGGTGTTCACCGCCGCGCTGCGCGAGGCGATCGCGGCCGGCGAGGTGGACTGCGCGGTGCACTCGCACAAGGATTTGCCGACCGCCGGGGACCCGCGGCTGCAGCTACCCGCGATCCCCCCGCGCGAGGACCCTCGCGACGTGCTTGTCGCCCGCGACGGACTGGTGCTCGGAGAGTTGCCAGCGGGCTCGGTGATCGGCACGTCGAGCCCGCGGCGGGCCGCACAGCTTAAAGCACTGGGTCTCGGTTTGGAAATCCGCCCCCTACGAGGCAACCTAGATACCAGGTTGAGCAGGGTAAGCAACGGTGAACTCGACGGCATCGTCGTCGCCCGGGCGGGTCTGGCCCGTATCGGACGACTGGCCGAGGCCACCGAGACTCTGGAGCCGGTGCAGATGTTGCCAGCGCCGGCTCAGGGTGCGCTCGCGGTGGAGTGCCGCGCAGACGACACCGAGCTCGCCGCGCTGCTGGCGGAGTTGGACGACGCCGACACCCGCGCGGCGGTCACCGCTGAGCGCGCCCTGCTCGCCCGACTGGAGGCGGGTTGCTCCGCACCGGTGGGCGCGATCGCGGAGGTGGTCGAGTCCATCGATGAGGACGGCAACGTCTTCGAAGAGGTGTCGCTGCGCGCTTGCGTGGCGGCACTGGACGGATCCGACGTGATCCGCGCGTCCGGTGTCGGAACACCCGACCGGGCCCGGGAACTGGGGTTCTCGGTCGCCGAGGAGCTGTTCGAACTCGGGGCGCGCGAGCTCATGGCGGATGCCACCTGA
- a CDS encoding SDR family oxidoreductase — protein MDSDGRGHNGSDSHDAVQYPKVVLVTGACRFLGGYLTARLAQNPLIDHVIAVDAITPSKDLLRRMGRAEFVRADIRNPFIAKVIRNGDVDTVVHAAAASYAPRSGGRATLKELNVMGAIQLFAACQKAPSVKRVVLKSTSEVYGSSSRDPVMFTEDSSARRPPGEGFARDSIDIEGYARGLGRRRPDIAVTILRLANLIGPAMDTALSRYLASPVVPTVVGHDARLQLLHEQDALGALERATLAGKPGTFNVGASGIIMMSQAIRRAGRIPLPVPRPALRAVDSLLRATRYTELDREQLDYLSYGRVMDTTRMRNELGYTPKWTTLEAFDDYVRGRGLTPIVDPRWVRSVESSAVAVAQRWGR, from the coding sequence ATGGATTCCGACGGGCGAGGACACAACGGGTCGGACTCGCACGACGCGGTGCAGTACCCGAAGGTCGTTCTGGTCACCGGGGCGTGCCGGTTCCTGGGCGGTTACCTGACCGCCCGGCTGGCGCAGAACCCGCTGATCGACCACGTGATCGCGGTGGACGCGATCACGCCGAGCAAGGACCTCCTGCGCCGGATGGGCCGCGCCGAGTTCGTGCGCGCCGACATCCGGAATCCCTTCATCGCCAAGGTCATCCGCAACGGCGACGTCGACACGGTGGTGCACGCCGCCGCGGCCTCCTACGCGCCGCGGTCCGGCGGCCGGGCCACGCTCAAAGAGCTCAACGTGATGGGCGCGATCCAGCTGTTCGCGGCCTGTCAGAAGGCGCCGTCGGTCAAGCGGGTGGTGCTCAAGTCCACCTCCGAGGTGTACGGCTCGAGCTCACGGGACCCGGTGATGTTCACCGAGGACAGCAGCGCGCGCCGGCCACCCGGCGAGGGGTTCGCCCGCGACAGCATCGACATCGAGGGCTACGCGCGCGGCCTGGGCCGGCGCCGGCCCGACATCGCTGTGACGATCCTGCGGCTGGCCAACCTGATCGGCCCGGCGATGGACACCGCGCTGTCGCGCTACCTGGCCAGCCCCGTGGTGCCCACCGTCGTCGGCCACGACGCGCGGCTGCAGCTGCTGCACGAGCAGGACGCGCTGGGCGCCCTGGAGCGCGCCACGCTGGCCGGCAAACCCGGCACGTTCAACGTCGGGGCGTCGGGCATCATCATGATGAGCCAGGCGATCCGGCGGGCCGGCCGGATCCCGCTGCCGGTGCCGCGTCCGGCGCTTCGCGCTGTGGACTCGCTTCTGCGCGCAACTCGCTACACTGAACTCGATCGCGAGCAGCTGGACTACTTGAGTTATGGCCGCGTCATGGACACCACACGGATGCGAAATGAACTCGGCTATACCCCGAAGTGGACCACGTTGGAGGCTTTTGACGATTACGTCCGGGGCCGAGGATTGACTCCGATCGTTGACCCGCGATGGGTACGCTCAGTGGAGAGTAGCGCTGTCGCAGTGGCGCAGAGGTGGGGTCGGTAA
- a CDS encoding HAD family hydrolase, translated as MQQQLAGEASAEVAAEQVTTPPKPPPDLTAAAFFDVDNTLVQGSSLVHFARGLAARKYFTYADVAKFVWAQAKFQLTGRENSDDVAEGRRKALAFIEGRSVAELVALGEEIYDEIIADKIWPGTRALAQMHLDAGQQVWLVTATPYELADIIARRLGLTGALGTVAESVDGVFTGRLVGDLLHGTGKAHAVRSLAIREGFNLRRCTAYSDSFNDVPMLSLVGTAVAINPDADLRDLARERGWEIRDFRTARKAARIGVPSALALGAAGGALAAVVSRRHEGR; from the coding sequence GTGCAGCAGCAACTTGCCGGTGAGGCGAGCGCGGAGGTGGCTGCCGAGCAGGTGACCACGCCGCCCAAGCCGCCGCCGGACCTCACCGCGGCGGCGTTCTTCGACGTCGACAACACCCTGGTGCAGGGTTCGTCGCTGGTGCACTTCGCCCGCGGCCTGGCCGCGCGCAAGTACTTCACCTACGCCGACGTGGCGAAGTTCGTGTGGGCGCAGGCCAAGTTCCAGCTGACCGGGCGGGAGAACAGCGACGACGTCGCCGAGGGCCGGCGCAAGGCGCTGGCGTTCATCGAGGGCCGCTCGGTGGCCGAGCTGGTGGCGCTCGGCGAGGAGATCTACGACGAGATCATCGCCGACAAGATCTGGCCGGGCACCCGCGCGCTGGCGCAGATGCACCTCGACGCGGGCCAGCAGGTGTGGCTGGTCACCGCCACCCCCTACGAGCTGGCCGACATCATCGCCCGGCGGCTGGGGCTGACCGGGGCGCTGGGCACCGTCGCGGAGTCCGTCGACGGGGTGTTCACCGGCCGGCTGGTCGGCGACCTGCTGCACGGCACCGGCAAGGCGCACGCGGTGCGCTCGCTGGCCATCCGCGAGGGCTTCAACCTGCGCCGCTGCACCGCCTACTCGGACAGCTTCAACGATGTGCCGATGCTGTCGCTGGTGGGCACCGCGGTGGCGATCAACCCCGACGCCGACCTGCGGGACCTGGCCCGCGAGCGCGGCTGGGAGATCCGCGACTTCCGCACCGCGCGCAAGGCGGCCCGCATCGGGGTGCCGTCGGCGCTCGCGCTGGGCGCGGCGGGCGGGGCGCTGGCGGCCGTCGTGTCCCGTCGGCACGAAGGCCGCTGA
- a CDS encoding glutaredoxin family protein: MEHQVELLTRAGCSICTAVGEQLSRLAEELGFALTVTDVDEAAAAGDATLRAEYGDRLPVVLLDGREHSYWEVDEPRLRADLAT, translated from the coding sequence GTGGAGCACCAGGTGGAGTTGTTGACCAGGGCCGGTTGCAGTATCTGCACGGCGGTCGGCGAGCAGCTGTCCCGGTTGGCCGAGGAACTCGGGTTCGCGCTGACCGTCACCGACGTCGACGAGGCCGCGGCCGCCGGCGACGCGACGCTGCGCGCCGAGTACGGCGACCGGCTGCCGGTGGTGCTGCTCGACGGCCGCGAGCACAGCTACTGGGAGGTCGACGAGCCCCGGCTGCGGGCCGATCTGGCGACCTAG
- a CDS encoding uroporphyrinogen-III synthase produces MTAQSSGRGRKPKPGRITFVGSGPGDPGLLTTRARTVLANAALVFTDPDVPEAVLALAGSELPPASGPEPAKPAKSEPAKSEANSDDANSDAKTDDAKTDAKSDEADKSAADETPSVPGGPDIRSAVGDPAEVAKMLAAEARNGADVVRLVAGDPLSVDAVIAEVLAVSKSHVNFEIVPGLPDTTAVPTYAGLPLGSTHTVADVRDPEVDWAALAAAPGPLILNATATHLPDAARTLIDHGLIDSTPVVVTANGTTCQQRSIETTLSGLLEKGVLDLPAGLEPAGTLTGPLVVTIGKTVTNRAKLNWWESRALYGWTVLVPRTKDQAGEMSERLISHGALPIEVPTIAVEPPRSPAQMERAVKGLVDGRFQWVVFTSTNAVRAVWEKFNEFGLDARAFSGVKIACVGQQTADRVRAFGINPELVPSGEQSSLGLLDEFPPYDDVFDPVNRVLLPRADIATETLAEGLRERGWEIEDVTAYRTVRAAPPPAHTREMIKTGGFDAVCFTSSSTVRNLVGIAGKPHARTIVACIGPKTAETAAEFGLRVDVQPEVAAVGPLVDALAEHAARLRAEGALPPPRKKSRRR; encoded by the coding sequence ATGACTGCCCAGAGTAGCGGGCGAGGCCGTAAGCCGAAGCCGGGCCGCATCACGTTCGTCGGCTCGGGACCGGGCGACCCCGGTCTGCTGACGACGCGGGCGCGCACCGTGCTCGCCAACGCCGCTTTGGTGTTCACCGATCCCGACGTGCCGGAAGCCGTGCTCGCCCTGGCGGGTTCCGAGCTGCCGCCGGCCTCGGGTCCCGAGCCCGCGAAGCCCGCCAAGAGCGAGCCTGCCAAGAGCGAAGCCAACAGCGACGACGCGAACAGCGACGCCAAGACCGACGACGCGAAGACCGACGCCAAGAGCGATGAGGCCGACAAGTCCGCGGCCGACGAGACGCCGTCGGTGCCCGGCGGCCCGGACATCCGGTCCGCGGTGGGCGATCCCGCCGAGGTCGCCAAGATGCTGGCCGCCGAGGCGCGCAACGGCGCCGACGTGGTCCGGTTGGTGGCAGGCGATCCGCTGTCGGTCGACGCGGTGATCGCCGAGGTGCTGGCGGTGTCCAAGTCGCATGTGAACTTCGAGATCGTGCCCGGTCTGCCGGACACCACCGCGGTGCCGACGTACGCCGGGCTGCCGCTGGGTTCCACGCACACCGTCGCCGATGTGCGTGACCCCGAAGTCGATTGGGCCGCACTGGCCGCCGCGCCCGGGCCGCTGATCCTCAACGCCACCGCGACGCACCTGCCGGATGCCGCGCGCACGCTGATCGACCACGGTCTGATCGACAGCACGCCGGTGGTGGTGACCGCGAACGGTACGACGTGCCAACAGCGTTCGATCGAGACGACGCTGTCCGGGCTGCTGGAGAAGGGTGTGCTGGACCTGCCCGCCGGGCTGGAGCCGGCAGGCACCCTGACGGGCCCGCTGGTCGTGACGATCGGCAAGACAGTGACCAACCGCGCCAAGCTGAACTGGTGGGAGAGCCGCGCCCTGTACGGCTGGACCGTGCTGGTGCCGCGCACCAAGGACCAGGCGGGCGAGATGAGCGAGCGGCTGATCAGCCACGGCGCACTGCCGATCGAGGTGCCCACCATCGCGGTCGAACCGCCGCGCAGCCCGGCCCAGATGGAGCGCGCGGTCAAGGGTCTGGTCGACGGCCGGTTCCAGTGGGTGGTGTTCACCTCCACCAACGCGGTGCGTGCGGTGTGGGAGAAGTTCAACGAGTTCGGCCTGGACGCCCGCGCGTTCTCCGGCGTCAAGATCGCCTGCGTCGGCCAGCAGACCGCCGACCGGGTGCGCGCGTTCGGCATCAACCCCGAACTGGTGCCCAGCGGTGAGCAGTCCTCGCTGGGGCTGCTGGACGAATTCCCGCCCTACGACGACGTTTTCGATCCGGTGAACCGGGTGCTGCTGCCGCGCGCCGACATCGCCACCGAGACGCTGGCCGAGGGGCTGCGCGAACGCGGTTGGGAGATCGAGGATGTCACGGCGTACCGCACCGTGCGCGCGGCCCCGCCGCCCGCGCACACCCGCGAGATGATCAAGACCGGCGGCTTCGACGCGGTGTGCTTCACCTCGAGCTCGACGGTGCGCAACCTGGTCGGCATCGCGGGCAAGCCGCACGCCCGCACGATCGTCGCCTGCATCGGGCCGAAAACCGCTGAGACCGCAGCGGAGTTCGGGCTCCGGGTGGATGTGCAGCCGGAGGTCGCGGCGGTCGGCCCGCTCGTCGACGCGCTCGCCGAGCACGCCGCCCGCTTGCGTGCCGAGGGCGCACTGCCGCCGCCGCGTAAGAAGAGCCGCCGCCGCTAG
- the proC gene encoding pyrroline-5-carboxylate reductase, producing MARIAIVGGGSIGEALLSGLLRAGRQVKDLVVAEKYPARAKYLAETYSVLVTSVAEAVGHAQYVIVAVKPGDVESVVDEIVAGVTDAESDMAEQVFVTVAAGVPTQFFENKLPAGAPVIRVMPNTPMLVGGGISAIAAGRFATEEQMKEVASIFDAVGGVLTVPESQLDAVTAVSGSGPAYFFLMVEALVDAGVEAGLSRSVATELVVQTMAGSAAMLLDRLDKATAAAESGGGVVMDTSPAQLRAQVTSPGGTTAAGLRELERGGLRAAVAAAVEAAKTRSEQLRITSE from the coding sequence ATGGCCAGAATCGCGATTGTCGGTGGCGGAAGTATCGGTGAGGCGCTCCTGTCGGGGCTGCTGCGGGCCGGGCGTCAGGTCAAGGACCTGGTGGTGGCCGAGAAGTACCCGGCCCGTGCGAAGTACCTCGCCGAGACCTACTCGGTGCTGGTGACGTCGGTGGCCGAGGCCGTCGGGCACGCGCAGTACGTCATCGTCGCGGTCAAGCCGGGGGACGTGGAGAGCGTCGTCGACGAGATCGTCGCCGGCGTCACCGACGCCGAAAGCGACATGGCCGAGCAGGTTTTCGTCACCGTCGCCGCCGGCGTGCCGACGCAGTTCTTCGAGAACAAGCTGCCCGCGGGCGCGCCGGTGATCCGGGTGATGCCGAACACCCCGATGCTCGTCGGCGGCGGCATCAGCGCCATCGCGGCGGGCCGGTTCGCCACCGAGGAGCAGATGAAGGAGGTCGCCTCGATCTTCGACGCCGTCGGCGGGGTGCTGACGGTGCCCGAGTCGCAGCTGGACGCCGTCACCGCGGTGTCGGGCTCCGGGCCGGCCTATTTCTTCCTGATGGTCGAGGCGCTCGTCGACGCCGGCGTGGAGGCCGGGCTGAGCCGCTCGGTCGCCACCGAACTCGTCGTGCAAACGATGGCGGGCTCGGCCGCGATGTTGCTGGATCGGCTCGACAAGGCGACCGCCGCCGCGGAGAGCGGCGGCGGCGTGGTGATGGACACCTCACCCGCCCAGCTGCGCGCGCAGGTTACCTCTCCCGGGGGTACCACCGCGGCTGGTCTGCGCGAACTCGAGAGGGGCGGTTTGCGGGCCGCGGTGGCCGCCGCGGTGGAAGCCGCAAAAACCCGCTCTGAGCAGCTCAGAATTACATCCGAGTAA